A single genomic interval of Nodosilinea sp. PGN35 harbors:
- a CDS encoding carbonic anhydrase, whose amino-acid sequence MEKLLQGLREFQENYIPDHQELIQQLVKGQHPRVLFIGCSDSRVDPTIITQADIGDLFIIRNAGNIIPPYEATNGGEGATIEYAMEALDIRQVIVCGHTQCGAMKGLLQIGDLEEKMPLVYHWLRHTEATRKLVEDHYGTLEKKDKLDLLVAQNVLTQIDNLQTYPSVRSKLHAGTLAIHGWIYKLETAELLAYDEESKTFVPPHSKIYADLEKAKSLKPGGLSLEFQDTVRPGAGAPAVARPDFAEPVQPHWPGANRLSPEQAARIYRGAGV is encoded by the coding sequence ATGGAAAAGCTGCTGCAAGGTCTGCGTGAGTTTCAGGAAAACTACATTCCCGATCACCAGGAACTGATTCAACAGCTGGTCAAGGGTCAGCACCCGAGGGTATTGTTCATCGGCTGCTCTGACTCGCGGGTAGACCCCACCATCATCACCCAGGCCGACATTGGCGATCTATTTATCATCCGCAACGCGGGCAACATTATTCCCCCCTACGAGGCCACCAACGGCGGCGAAGGGGCCACCATCGAGTACGCCATGGAGGCCCTGGATATTCGCCAGGTGATTGTCTGCGGCCACACCCAGTGTGGGGCCATGAAGGGTCTCTTACAGATTGGCGACCTCGAAGAAAAAATGCCCCTGGTCTACCACTGGCTGCGCCACACCGAAGCCACCCGCAAACTCGTCGAAGACCACTACGGCACCCTGGAAAAGAAAGACAAGCTCGATCTGCTGGTGGCCCAAAACGTCCTCACCCAGATCGACAATCTGCAAACCTATCCTTCGGTGCGCTCAAAGCTGCACGCGGGCACCCTGGCCATCCACGGCTGGATCTACAAACTCGAAACCGCCGAGCTGCTGGCCTACGATGAAGAGTCTAAAACCTTCGTACCGCCCCACAGCAAAATTTATGCCGACCTCGAAAAGGCCAAGTCGCTCAAGCCCGGCGGTCTTTCCCTGGAGTTTCAAGACACGGTGCGGCCCGGTGCCGGTGCCCCGGCGGTGGCCCGCCCCGATTTTGCTGAGCCGGTGCAGCCCCACTGGCCAGGGGCCAACCGCCTCAGCCCTGAGCAGGCGGCTCGCATTTACCGGGGTGCTGGGGTTTAG